In the genome of Kitasatospora cathayae, one region contains:
- a CDS encoding pirin family protein has product MSNLDLKPAPTSCGREASIGPVKDLLTARQVPLGESTVVRRLLPNLGRRMVGAWCFVDHYGPDDIADEPGMQVPPHPHMGLQTVSWLHQGEVLHRDSLGSLQTIRPYELGLMTSGRAISHSEESPRPHARYLHGAQLWVALPDAHRHTAPAFEHHPDLPVVTARGLRATVILGTLDTATSPGTTHTPLVGADLALTEGTDLGLPLVPEFEYAVLAMTGRIDVDGVPVEPGSMLYLGCGRQELPLLARSDAAVLLLGGEPFEEKIVMWWNFIGRSTEDIARARADWMTGTRFGQVHGYAGARLPAPELPATPLKARGRER; this is encoded by the coding sequence ATGAGCAACCTCGACCTCAAGCCCGCCCCGACCAGCTGCGGCCGCGAGGCCAGCATCGGCCCGGTGAAGGATCTGCTGACGGCTCGTCAAGTCCCGCTCGGCGAAAGCACCGTGGTGCGCCGACTGCTCCCCAACCTGGGCCGCCGGATGGTCGGGGCCTGGTGTTTCGTGGACCACTACGGCCCGGACGACATCGCCGACGAGCCCGGCATGCAGGTCCCGCCGCACCCCCACATGGGCCTGCAGACGGTCAGCTGGCTCCACCAGGGCGAGGTGCTGCACCGCGACAGCCTCGGCAGTCTGCAGACCATCCGGCCGTACGAGCTGGGCCTGATGACCTCCGGCCGGGCGATCTCCCACTCCGAGGAGTCCCCCCGCCCGCACGCCCGCTACCTGCACGGCGCCCAGCTCTGGGTCGCCCTCCCGGACGCCCACCGGCACACCGCCCCCGCCTTCGAGCACCACCCCGACCTGCCCGTGGTCACCGCCCGGGGCCTGCGCGCCACCGTCATCCTCGGCACCCTGGACACCGCCACCTCGCCCGGCACCACCCACACCCCGCTGGTCGGCGCCGACCTCGCCCTCACCGAGGGCACCGACCTCGGCCTCCCGCTGGTCCCCGAGTTCGAGTACGCCGTCCTCGCCATGACCGGCCGGATCGACGTGGACGGCGTCCCGGTCGAACCCGGCTCGATGCTCTACCTCGGCTGCGGCCGCCAGGAACTCCCCCTCCTCGCCCGCTCCGACGCCGCCGTCCTGCTCCTCGGCGGCGAACCCTTCGAGGAGAAGATCGTCATGTGGTGGAACTTCATCGGGCGCTCCACCGAGGACATTGCCCGGGCCCGCGCCGACTGGATGACCGGCACCCGCTTCGGCCAGGTCCACGGCTACGCCGGTGCCCGGCTGCCCGCCCCGGAGCTGCCGGCCACGCCCCTGAAGGCTCGCGGGCGTGAGCGCTGA
- a CDS encoding transposase has translation MGATQRSPGPRVSATARPRAAVRSRAALLPGGDRVLRGSDLLPLPPTLPRPCGVEPFIKLQRTIVRHRGAITAAADHRMSNGIVESLNTRIHLITRMAFGFKDSPALIALVLLTLGSHRPYLPGRHTFVFSLLPHCQGLCGAAK, from the coding sequence ATGGGCGCAACACAACGTTCGCCGGGCCCTCGGGTGAGCGCTACAGCCCGCCCCCGAGCCGCAGTCCGCAGCCGCGCTGCTTTACTACCGGGGGGCGACCGCGTACTGCGGGGCTCGGACCTGTTGCCACTTCCGCCGACGCTGCCAAGGCCCTGCGGGGTGGAGCCCTTCATCAAGCTGCAGCGCACCATCGTCAGGCACCGGGGCGCCATCACCGCCGCTGCGGACCACCGCATGAGCAACGGGATCGTCGAGAGCTTGAACACCAGAATCCACCTGATCACCCGCATGGCTTTCGGCTTCAAGGACAGCCCTGCCCTCATCGCCCTCGTCTTGCTCACCCTCGGCAGCCACCGACCCTACCTGCCGGGCCGTCACACGTTTGTGTTCTCGTTGCTACCGCACTGCCAGGGGCTGTGCGGGGCGGCGAAGTAG
- a CDS encoding serine/threonine-protein kinase, with amino-acid sequence MSQKVQTVICAPDSLTATDVDGSVFGAGRGTMGRQGTGARVFESLRESDPRTIGGFRLTQRLGQGGMGAVYLGYRTTRPVAVKVIKPALADDPYFRQRFRQEVEAIRRVGGFHTAALVDADTESERPWIATEYIHAPSLEDLVQQHGPVTELGTWWLAAGLADALMRVHSVRLLHRDLKPSNVLVAADGARVIDFGISHVGGATGLTTGHATLGTLAYMAPEQARDARRASEAADVYSLGATLVYAATGHQPFHADIAPQRVLDVEPDLDGLPDGLRPLVVRALTYAPADRPTARSVLEDAMDQLAGSGVPVSGQPYPPLPDAFIGDVLQIAAAPPVPFAAPAVQAATPLAEAPQPPPAAVPLPPARPESGQQPQDGPAPWSDHWRERIRERRTDFGG; translated from the coding sequence ATGTCGCAGAAGGTGCAGACGGTGATCTGTGCCCCTGATAGCCTCACTGCCACTGACGTGGACGGCAGCGTGTTCGGAGCGGGGCGCGGCACCATGGGCCGGCAGGGGACGGGGGCAAGGGTGTTCGAGTCGCTGCGGGAAAGCGACCCCCGAACGATCGGAGGCTTCCGACTCACCCAGCGGCTCGGCCAGGGCGGTATGGGCGCTGTCTACCTCGGGTACCGCACCACACGCCCCGTAGCCGTCAAGGTGATCAAGCCGGCGCTTGCCGACGACCCGTACTTCCGCCAGCGGTTCCGGCAGGAGGTGGAGGCGATCCGGCGCGTCGGTGGCTTCCACACCGCCGCGCTGGTGGACGCCGACACCGAGTCCGAGCGGCCGTGGATCGCCACTGAGTACATCCACGCACCCTCGCTGGAGGATCTGGTCCAGCAGCACGGTCCTGTGACCGAGCTGGGGACCTGGTGGCTGGCGGCAGGGCTGGCTGATGCGCTGATGAGGGTTCACTCGGTGCGGCTGCTGCACCGCGATCTCAAACCCAGCAACGTCCTCGTGGCCGCTGACGGTGCGCGGGTGATCGACTTCGGGATTTCGCACGTCGGGGGCGCGACCGGGCTGACGACTGGTCATGCGACACTCGGAACCCTCGCCTACATGGCACCCGAGCAGGCGAGAGACGCTCGCCGGGCCAGCGAGGCTGCTGACGTCTACAGCCTGGGCGCGACGCTCGTGTACGCGGCCACCGGCCACCAGCCGTTCCATGCCGACATCGCGCCACAACGGGTCCTGGACGTGGAGCCGGATCTGGACGGGCTGCCGGACGGCCTACGCCCGCTGGTCGTGCGCGCGCTGACCTACGCCCCTGCGGACCGCCCGACAGCGCGGAGCGTGCTGGAGGATGCCATGGACCAGCTGGCCGGCAGCGGTGTGCCGGTCAGCGGCCAGCCCTATCCTCCGCTGCCGGACGCCTTCATCGGTGACGTCCTGCAGATCGCCGCCGCGCCGCCCGTGCCCTTCGCAGCGCCCGCTGTGCAGGCCGCCACGCCGCTCGCGGAAGCGCCGCAACCGCCGCCCGCAGCTGTGCCGTTGCCGCCGGCCCGTCCTGAATCGGGCCAGCAGCCACAGGACGGCCCGGCCCCGTGGAGTGACCACTGGCGTGAGCGAATTCGCGAACGCCGCACCGACTTCGGCGGCTGA
- a CDS encoding DEAD/DEAH box helicase: protein MTTAADPVRAKFAAGMQVRARDEDWLVVEVNDTAKDGTRLDVRGTSPLVRDQRAVFFVHEELDHVTPLRPEDTELVPDKSAECRQSRLFIDALIRKTPLPLSEQRLATVGSHLVDDLAYQREPARAALRGLRPRLLIADAVGLGKTLEIGLLLSELIRRGRGERILVVTPKHILEQFQHELWTRFAIPLVRLDSTGIERIRQRIPAGRNPFSYYKRAIISIDTLRSDRWRSHLMQVTWDAVVIDESHKLINTGTKNNRLAQLLAPKTDALVLASATPHNGQRESFGELLSLLDPTAIPDTSDYDEKQLEHLYVRRHKMSSDVSAEIGHMWASRRPSEALDCVASDAEQRVFEELYDVWVKPTGGRPAPVSGKGARLFPYTLLKAFLSSHTALAETVRNRVAAIDRDPERDKRVAERAALVELGELAGDVSVQSAAKVRRLVAELKQLGVGPGSPVRVVIFSERRATLQMLQQALPAELGFTPVGGADEAKNSGPVRQLHGGLADDEQQRIVKDFGLGDSDLRVLLTGDIAAEGVNLHRHCNQLIHFDLPWSLITIEQRNGRIDRYGQQHSPEIRALLMVRQDEDPLLPSADRLVSKRLLEREYEVHRTLGDAGSILGLRDEEAERVRITNGLADGEDFDTILPTEPLDPFDLFMADHTVDGSGEHYRVPQLFSSTRAFVEEALEEVYQNPEQRIGKTWSTDFPEMLMFRPDAELQRRLLVLPQSYLDERGVLEQLRVTFDRGFAQQRLDRARERSGGRSKGAITKQERRETSGWPDVSFLTDQHPVVEWLTDKVLVRLARNTAPVITANVSGPVFLMQGMYANAKGHPTVLAWPCVTGLERGAPVFDDDLVGVLERAGIRPGMVNRPFTGDEQVLKQLVPAAVAATREHLAQLRHEQEGPLLDQLTEYGERLVSWRRASQAAYEQLTLGGVRREHKEQQVQNTAIEVEQLIEQLAPQGDAMVRVIGVLVPAGPDGHVGPEQRKNHERKGA, encoded by the coding sequence GTGACCACCGCCGCTGACCCTGTACGGGCAAAGTTCGCCGCCGGCATGCAGGTCCGTGCACGCGACGAGGACTGGCTTGTCGTAGAGGTCAACGACACCGCCAAGGACGGTACTCGGTTGGACGTGCGCGGCACCTCTCCCCTGGTCCGTGATCAGCGCGCGGTGTTCTTCGTGCACGAGGAACTGGACCACGTCACACCGCTGCGTCCCGAGGACACCGAACTGGTTCCCGACAAGTCGGCTGAGTGTCGCCAGTCGCGCCTGTTCATCGACGCATTAATTCGCAAGACGCCACTGCCGTTGTCCGAGCAGCGCCTGGCCACCGTGGGTAGCCACCTCGTTGACGACCTGGCCTACCAGCGAGAGCCGGCCCGAGCGGCGCTACGCGGCCTGCGCCCGCGGCTGCTGATCGCGGACGCGGTCGGTCTGGGCAAGACGCTCGAGATCGGTCTGCTGCTCTCCGAGCTGATCCGGCGCGGCCGGGGCGAGCGCATTCTCGTGGTGACTCCGAAGCACATCCTGGAACAGTTCCAGCACGAGCTGTGGACGCGCTTCGCGATCCCGTTGGTACGGCTGGACTCCACCGGCATCGAGCGCATTCGGCAGCGGATCCCGGCCGGCCGCAACCCGTTCTCGTACTACAAGCGCGCCATCATCTCCATCGACACGCTGCGTTCGGACCGCTGGCGCAGTCACCTGATGCAGGTGACCTGGGACGCCGTCGTCATCGATGAGTCGCACAAGCTGATCAACACCGGCACGAAGAACAACCGGCTTGCTCAGCTGCTCGCACCCAAGACGGATGCGCTGGTCCTCGCCAGTGCAACGCCCCACAACGGCCAGCGCGAGTCCTTCGGCGAGCTGCTGAGCCTGCTCGATCCCACGGCCATCCCCGACACGAGCGACTACGACGAGAAGCAACTGGAGCACCTGTACGTGCGCCGCCACAAGATGTCCTCGGACGTCTCGGCGGAGATCGGCCACATGTGGGCCTCCCGTCGGCCGTCCGAGGCGCTGGACTGTGTCGCGAGCGACGCAGAGCAGCGCGTCTTCGAAGAGCTGTACGACGTGTGGGTCAAGCCGACTGGTGGTCGCCCGGCCCCGGTGAGTGGCAAGGGCGCCAGGCTGTTTCCCTACACGTTGCTGAAGGCGTTCCTGTCCTCACACACGGCGCTCGCCGAAACGGTGCGCAACCGGGTCGCGGCCATCGACCGCGATCCGGAACGCGACAAGCGGGTGGCCGAGCGTGCGGCGCTGGTGGAACTCGGGGAACTGGCCGGGGACGTCTCTGTGCAGAGCGCGGCGAAGGTGCGGCGCCTGGTCGCGGAGCTGAAGCAACTCGGCGTCGGCCCCGGCTCGCCAGTGCGCGTGGTGATCTTCTCCGAGCGTCGCGCCACCTTGCAGATGCTGCAGCAGGCCCTGCCGGCCGAGCTGGGCTTCACCCCGGTGGGTGGGGCGGACGAGGCGAAGAACAGCGGCCCGGTACGCCAGCTCCACGGCGGCCTTGCGGACGACGAACAGCAGCGCATCGTCAAGGACTTCGGGCTGGGCGACAGCGACCTGCGGGTGCTGCTGACCGGCGACATCGCGGCCGAGGGCGTGAACCTGCACCGTCACTGCAACCAGCTGATCCACTTCGACCTGCCCTGGTCGCTCATCACGATCGAGCAGCGCAACGGTCGCATCGACCGGTACGGACAGCAGCACTCTCCAGAGATCCGAGCCCTGCTGATGGTCCGGCAGGACGAGGATCCGCTGCTACCTTCGGCGGATCGGCTCGTTTCCAAGCGCCTGCTGGAGCGCGAGTACGAGGTGCACCGCACACTCGGCGACGCCGGGTCGATCCTCGGACTGCGCGACGAGGAGGCGGAACGGGTACGGATCACGAACGGACTCGCGGACGGCGAGGACTTCGACACCATCCTGCCCACTGAGCCGCTGGACCCCTTCGACCTCTTCATGGCCGACCACACCGTGGACGGCTCCGGCGAGCACTATCGCGTTCCCCAGTTGTTCTCCTCCACCCGGGCATTCGTCGAGGAAGCCCTGGAGGAGGTCTACCAGAACCCCGAGCAGCGCATCGGCAAGACGTGGAGCACGGACTTTCCCGAGATGCTGATGTTCAGGCCGGACGCCGAACTTCAGCGTCGCCTGCTGGTGCTGCCGCAGTCCTATCTGGATGAGCGTGGCGTGCTCGAGCAGTTGCGTGTCACCTTCGACCGTGGCTTCGCCCAGCAGCGCCTGGACCGTGCCCGTGAACGCAGCGGAGGCCGCAGCAAGGGTGCAATCACCAAGCAGGAGCGCCGCGAGACCTCGGGCTGGCCCGACGTCTCCTTCCTGACGGACCAGCACCCGGTGGTCGAGTGGTTGACGGACAAGGTCCTGGTCAGGCTGGCCCGCAACACCGCCCCTGTGATCACCGCCAACGTGTCCGGCCCGGTGTTCCTGATGCAGGGCATGTACGCCAACGCCAAGGGCCATCCGACCGTGCTGGCCTGGCCCTGCGTCACTGGCCTGGAGCGCGGGGCGCCGGTCTTCGACGACGATCTGGTGGGAGTCCTGGAACGGGCCGGGATTCGACCCGGCATGGTGAACCGCCCGTTCACGGGTGACGAGCAAGTGTTGAAGCAGCTGGTACCAGCAGCCGTGGCGGCAACCAGAGAGCACCTGGCGCAGTTGCGGCACGAACAGGAAGGGCCACTGCTCGACCAACTGACCGAGTACGGGGAGCGGCTCGTCTCCTGGCGGCGGGCAAGTCAGGCGGCCTACGAGCAGCTGACGCTCGGCGGCGTGCGCCGGGAGCACAAGGAACAGCAGGTGCAGAACACGGCCATAGAGGTCGAGCAGCTGATCGAGCAGCTCGCGCCCCAGGGCGATGCGATGGTCCGAGTGATCGGGGTGCTCGTTCCCGCCGGACCGGACGGTCACGTCGGGCCGGAACAGCGGAAGAACCACGAGCGGAAGGGCGCGTGA
- a CDS encoding Eco57I restriction-modification methylase domain-containing protein, producing MTIVAFEAIVNRGEYISAHFLAELLPNELKGLRKTWAAAERTGRPSSRSGVRSLGREYFRAKVRITEGEGDPDTELRGLNDALLAALAYVESDGKGDRVVDRSAAAHTGAGGHSRLRRAELEVLRGDKVRRVPVSLAVKGPSGIELIALDVSWSTDAELVVADPADGGAELLAPIALDGQQEITGAAEAVSYLFGCDDLSAPRYVLLLAGGAAVLADRTAWHEGRFLAVSVDAALDRNLADDGGELEAVSALFGAESLLTEGGVAGFLDNLVEEGRKHAVGVSKELREGLRQSVELIAQEVLDRITEAGGDPAELGGSAELASRLTRESLRYLYRILFLLYAEARPELGILPSKDDAYQDGYGLARLGELVSYDLPEESQDGTHFHESLDLLFRLVDQGHRAFEGPTDADRAGTAEPEDGETVALDADGIRFEALRSDLFGADATPLIGEVRIEGRRVETKLRNKVLWQVLNLLMLSRSKNGKGGRGFISYAQLGINQLGAVYEGLMSYTGFFAAEDVFEVAKPDTDGLAGTWVVPYRNADDYDDEVFVKRRDELTGSMKRVLHRKGSFVYRLSGRERQRSASYYTPEVLTRSTVKHALAELLDQDATTTRARDILDLSVCEPALGSGAFLNEAINQLAAEYLRRRAAELTAETGVDRQLPPDRYEAELQKVKAYLALHNCYGVDLNQTAVELAEVSLWLNAMHRGLKAPWFGLHLRRGNSLIGARRAVYAAEALKKKAWLTTVPTDRPLLDGAEEGAFRAGEEVHHFLLPAKGWGAVADAKQAKELARAERDRLAEWRKKVTATPSTAQVKRLLALATRVERLWELTQRRLVVSEREVRRDIAVWEVEVERPLPSSSGTVPREKVEAALHEPGAPRGRLKLVMDAWCALWFWPVGQPDMPEPPSLEDWLAFCEAVLGVPPAKAKAKSTKGGSAAGLDDAFGLFGDTGDFDKLEIDDSFDRTMSQCADMPSVMLRFPWLSEVEVIRQREGFFHWELEFAHVFARGGFDLQVGNPPWVRFEWDDELAVAEHDAWFALTDNASVEEKANRRTMALRDSLPLWTYFTDLASWAGISGHLGSPVDHPVLVGMKTNLYMSFMERSWRNLRESGSVALIHEENHFTVPTGGTFRSATYAHLRRHFQFGNNILLFEDVDNNKNFGVSVYGEKRSVDFVQIARAVHPSIVDHSFDHDGQGDLPSIQFPEGGWDLRPHAKRIVRVTSETLDDWAALVDPPGTPAVEARVLRPVTTAENEVLRTLSRFPERVHATPYWWSLELDEGQAKKDRIIEWRTHVPASWAEVVLQGPHFSVATPFAKQPNLGCKSNKDYSIWNLEELQESVIPRINYGRACSKYDFTAARRTWDGQSSSDFFRVAWRNMITSNTERSLQAALIPPGPTHVHTVHTLAYADPRHTAVVSGFWASLVFDYLVKVSGSSKVNIELARSFPAPLSHPLTGPLLLRALRLNCLTRDYAPLWEELFEDAWLKDRWTDQASTRPRVQDVEPAWSMATPLRTEYDRRMALVEIDALVAVMLGLTAEQLCAMYRSQFAVLRKYEWEMFFAPDGHKIGAATHNVGIRQTPEEAAVVKAWVKATRNGDPTPEIPEGWVKPNRETEMTRAHADFTARLLAGEYGDYAAYAAEHGDHGDLLGRDRGAHALSTTTSAFAPEESR from the coding sequence GTGACCATCGTGGCGTTCGAGGCGATCGTCAACCGCGGCGAGTACATCTCCGCGCACTTCCTGGCCGAGCTGCTGCCGAACGAGCTGAAGGGCCTGCGCAAGACGTGGGCGGCGGCTGAGCGCACCGGTCGGCCCTCCTCGCGTTCGGGCGTGCGCAGCCTGGGCCGCGAGTACTTCCGTGCCAAGGTACGGATCACCGAGGGCGAGGGCGACCCGGACACCGAGCTCCGCGGGCTCAACGACGCGCTGCTGGCTGCGCTCGCGTACGTCGAGAGCGACGGCAAGGGCGACCGTGTGGTGGACCGCAGTGCAGCCGCCCACACGGGCGCCGGCGGCCACTCCAGGCTCAGGCGGGCGGAGCTGGAGGTGCTGCGCGGCGACAAGGTGCGCCGCGTGCCGGTGTCCCTGGCGGTCAAGGGGCCGAGCGGCATCGAGCTCATCGCCCTGGACGTCAGCTGGAGCACCGACGCGGAGCTGGTCGTCGCAGATCCGGCGGACGGCGGCGCCGAGCTGCTGGCCCCGATCGCGCTGGACGGGCAGCAGGAGATCACCGGGGCTGCCGAGGCGGTGTCGTACCTGTTCGGCTGCGACGACCTGTCCGCGCCGCGTTACGTCCTGCTGCTCGCAGGCGGTGCCGCGGTGCTGGCCGACCGTACCGCCTGGCACGAGGGCCGGTTCCTGGCGGTCAGCGTCGACGCCGCGTTGGACCGCAATCTCGCCGACGACGGTGGTGAACTGGAGGCCGTGTCAGCCCTGTTCGGGGCGGAGTCCCTGCTCACGGAGGGCGGCGTCGCCGGGTTCCTGGACAACCTGGTCGAGGAGGGCCGCAAGCACGCCGTGGGCGTCTCGAAGGAGCTGCGGGAGGGTCTGCGGCAGTCGGTCGAGCTGATCGCGCAGGAGGTCCTCGACCGGATCACCGAGGCCGGCGGTGACCCGGCCGAGCTCGGCGGTAGCGCCGAGCTGGCCTCCCGGCTCACCCGCGAGTCGCTTCGCTACCTGTACCGCATCCTCTTCCTGCTCTACGCCGAAGCCCGGCCGGAGCTGGGCATCCTGCCCAGCAAGGATGACGCCTACCAGGACGGTTACGGCCTGGCCCGGCTCGGCGAGCTGGTCTCCTACGACCTGCCCGAGGAGTCGCAGGACGGCACGCACTTCCACGAATCGCTGGACCTGCTGTTCCGCCTCGTCGACCAGGGCCACCGGGCCTTCGAGGGCCCGACGGATGCCGACCGCGCGGGCACCGCGGAGCCGGAGGACGGCGAAACGGTGGCTCTCGACGCTGACGGCATCCGCTTCGAGGCGCTGCGCAGCGACCTCTTCGGTGCCGATGCCACCCCGCTGATCGGTGAGGTACGCATCGAGGGCAGGCGCGTCGAGACGAAGCTGCGCAACAAGGTGTTGTGGCAGGTGCTCAACCTGCTGATGCTGAGTCGGTCCAAGAACGGCAAGGGCGGGCGCGGTTTCATCTCGTACGCGCAGCTGGGCATCAACCAGCTCGGAGCTGTCTACGAGGGCCTGATGTCCTACACAGGCTTCTTCGCCGCCGAGGACGTGTTCGAGGTGGCGAAGCCCGACACGGACGGTCTGGCCGGCACCTGGGTCGTCCCGTACCGGAACGCGGACGACTACGACGACGAGGTGTTCGTCAAGCGCCGGGACGAGCTGACCGGTTCGATGAAGCGCGTCCTGCACCGGAAGGGTTCGTTCGTCTATCGCCTCTCCGGTCGCGAGCGACAGCGGTCCGCGTCGTACTACACACCTGAAGTGCTGACTCGCAGCACGGTCAAGCACGCGCTGGCGGAACTGCTCGACCAGGACGCCACGACGACGCGTGCCCGTGACATCCTCGACCTCTCGGTGTGCGAGCCCGCGCTGGGTTCGGGGGCCTTCCTCAACGAGGCCATCAACCAGCTCGCGGCCGAGTACCTGCGCCGACGCGCGGCGGAGTTGACCGCCGAGACCGGCGTTGACCGCCAGCTGCCGCCCGACCGGTACGAGGCGGAGTTGCAGAAGGTCAAGGCGTACCTGGCGCTGCACAACTGCTACGGCGTGGACCTCAACCAGACCGCCGTGGAGCTGGCCGAGGTCTCACTGTGGCTCAACGCCATGCATAGGGGGCTGAAGGCCCCGTGGTTCGGCCTGCACCTGCGCCGAGGAAACTCACTGATCGGCGCACGGCGCGCGGTCTACGCGGCGGAGGCACTGAAGAAGAAGGCGTGGCTGACGACCGTTCCGACGGACCGGCCGCTCCTCGACGGCGCGGAGGAGGGTGCCTTCCGAGCCGGCGAGGAGGTGCACCACTTCCTGCTGCCGGCGAAGGGGTGGGGTGCGGTCGCCGATGCCAAGCAGGCCAAGGAGCTGGCGCGGGCCGAGCGAGACCGGCTGGCCGAGTGGCGCAAGAAGGTCACGGCGACGCCGTCCACCGCGCAGGTCAAGCGCCTGCTGGCACTGGCCACGCGCGTCGAACGGCTGTGGGAGCTGACACAGCGCCGCCTCGTCGTCAGCGAACGCGAGGTGCGGCGCGACATCGCGGTGTGGGAGGTCGAGGTCGAGCGGCCGCTGCCGAGCTCGTCCGGGACGGTGCCGCGCGAGAAGGTCGAGGCCGCGCTCCACGAGCCCGGCGCCCCGCGTGGGCGGCTGAAGCTGGTCATGGACGCCTGGTGTGCCCTGTGGTTCTGGCCTGTCGGTCAGCCGGACATGCCCGAGCCGCCGTCCCTGGAAGACTGGCTGGCCTTCTGCGAGGCGGTCCTCGGCGTCCCGCCGGCGAAGGCCAAGGCGAAGTCGACGAAGGGCGGCAGCGCGGCCGGCCTCGACGACGCGTTCGGCCTGTTCGGCGACACCGGTGACTTCGACAAGCTGGAGATCGACGACTCGTTCGACAGGACGATGAGCCAGTGTGCTGACATGCCGTCGGTGATGCTGCGCTTCCCGTGGCTGAGTGAGGTGGAGGTCATCCGCCAGCGGGAGGGGTTCTTCCACTGGGAGTTGGAGTTCGCCCATGTGTTCGCACGGGGTGGGTTCGATTTGCAAGTGGGGAACCCGCCGTGGGTCAGGTTCGAGTGGGACGATGAGCTGGCTGTGGCTGAACACGATGCCTGGTTCGCGCTGACGGACAATGCGTCAGTCGAGGAGAAGGCGAATCGAAGGACCATGGCCCTTCGTGATTCCTTGCCTCTGTGGACATATTTCACTGATCTTGCGTCTTGGGCGGGTATCAGCGGCCATCTTGGCTCCCCGGTTGACCATCCCGTGCTCGTGGGGATGAAGACGAATCTCTACATGAGTTTCATGGAGCGAAGCTGGCGCAACCTTCGGGAATCCGGATCAGTGGCACTTATCCATGAAGAAAATCATTTTACGGTGCCCACTGGTGGTACCTTCCGGTCCGCCACTTACGCCCACCTCCGGCGGCACTTTCAGTTCGGCAACAACATTCTCCTCTTCGAGGATGTAGACAACAACAAGAACTTCGGCGTAAGTGTCTACGGGGAGAAGAGGTCCGTTGATTTCGTGCAGATCGCGCGCGCGGTGCACCCCTCTATCGTCGACCACTCCTTTGATCATGATGGCCAAGGAGATCTCCCCTCCATTCAATTTCCGGAGGGTGGCTGGGACCTGCGTCCCCACGCGAAGCGGATTGTGAGGGTGACAAGCGAAACTCTCGATGACTGGGCGGCGCTGGTGGACCCGCCAGGTACACCTGCCGTTGAAGCGCGGGTTCTGCGCCCTGTGACGACGGCCGAGAACGAGGTGCTGCGCACTCTTTCCAGGTTTCCTGAACGAGTTCATGCGACCCCGTACTGGTGGTCGCTGGAGCTTGATGAGGGGCAAGCGAAAAAGGATCGGATCATCGAGTGGCGAACCCATGTGCCTGCCTCTTGGGCGGAGGTGGTGCTGCAGGGGCCGCACTTCTCCGTGGCCACTCCGTTCGCTAAGCAGCCAAATCTCGGATGCAAGTCGAATAAGGACTACTCGATCTGGAATCTTGAAGAACTGCAAGAATCTGTCATTCCTCGGATCAACTACGGGCGCGCGTGCTCGAAGTATGACTTCACTGCGGCTCGGCGAACGTGGGATGGTCAGTCGTCGAGTGATTTCTTTCGGGTTGCTTGGCGAAATATGATCACATCGAATACGGAGCGGTCGCTGCAAGCTGCGCTGATTCCGCCGGGCCCGACTCACGTGCACACGGTTCATACTCTCGCGTACGCCGATCCCCGGCACACGGCTGTTGTTTCCGGCTTCTGGGCATCACTCGTCTTCGACTATCTCGTCAAGGTGTCCGGCTCCTCCAAGGTGAACATCGAGTTGGCCCGCAGCTTCCCGGCCCCACTCAGCCACCCACTTACCGGCCCCCTGCTCCTTCGCGCTCTTCGCCTCAACTGCCTCACCCGTGACTACGCGCCGCTGTGGGAAGAACTATTCGAGGACGCGTGGCTCAAGGACCGGTGGACGGATCAGGCCTCGACCCGTCCGCGCGTCCAGGACGTGGAGCCGGCCTGGTCGATGGCGACACCGCTGCGCACGGAGTACGACCGGCGGATGGCGTTGGTCGAGATCGACGCGCTCGTCGCAGTGATGCTGGGGCTGACCGCGGAGCAGTTGTGCGCGATGTACCGCTCTCAGTTCGCCGTGTTGCGCAAGTACGAGTGGGAGATGTTCTTCGCGCCCGACGGTCACAAGATCGGTGCTGCCACGCACAACGTCGGCATCCGGCAGACCCCGGAGGAGGCGGCGGTCGTCAAGGCGTGGGTGAAGGCCACCCGGAACGGCGATCCGACGCCCGAGATCCCGGAGGGTTGGGTCAAGCCGAACCGTGAAACCGAGATGACGCGCGCCCACGCGGATTTCACCGCGCGCCTGCTCGCCGGAGAGTACGGCGACTACGCCGCGTACGCCGCCGAGCACGGTGACCACGGCGATCTCCTCGGTCGCGACAGGGGCGCCCACGCCCTTTCCACTACTACGTCCGCTTTCGCTCCGGAAGAAAGCCGGTAA